In Gemmata obscuriglobus, a single genomic region encodes these proteins:
- a CDS encoding right-handed parallel beta-helix repeat-containing protein produces the protein MSRRVIGLFASGLALSFLALLAIGFAGRGQPVPRPEPFGPFKVPHGTVRDHGAKGDGCTDDWQAVQNAVNAGNGPTVFPHGTYRISKPVLVNLNKAGFAALRGDGTARIVMAGEGPAFKFVGTHTGTADPKTVGAQVWNERMPSVEGLEIVGGHDKANGIEAAGTMQLTVSKVLIRKCFHGIHLTTRNRNVLVSDCHIYENRGVGVYLDNVNLHQINVTGSHISYCDLGGVVARAGQVRNLHITGCDIESNHGVNGPPTANVLIDSTGGSNAEVAITGCTVQHNHNAPGSANIRIKGPSATKANGTGELRDGHVTITGNVLSDVKVNVHLDHARGVLMTGNTCWTAYEHNVLVENSTAVTIGPNNFDRNPRYASEEKPETANDLVFRNSTDCVLTGFTVSRVRVAPAAVTLDTCDRFNVTNVTILDSDAVGLLLKDVSRSRVSGCLIRDDRPRTDSLAVKADGGRANMIVDNYFGRPSEIPTGVGLVERNYDGNKP, from the coding sequence ATGTCGCGTCGAGTCATCGGTCTCTTCGCCAGTGGGCTTGCGCTGTCGTTCCTGGCGTTACTGGCAATCGGATTCGCCGGGAGGGGGCAACCGGTGCCGCGACCGGAGCCTTTCGGGCCGTTTAAGGTGCCGCACGGAACGGTGCGCGACCACGGCGCGAAGGGCGACGGTTGCACCGACGACTGGCAAGCCGTTCAGAACGCCGTCAACGCCGGGAACGGCCCGACCGTGTTCCCGCACGGCACTTACCGCATCAGCAAACCGGTTCTCGTGAACTTGAACAAAGCCGGGTTCGCGGCCCTGCGCGGCGACGGCACCGCGCGAATCGTAATGGCCGGCGAGGGACCGGCGTTCAAATTCGTGGGCACACACACCGGCACAGCGGACCCGAAAACGGTCGGCGCGCAGGTTTGGAATGAGCGGATGCCGAGCGTTGAGGGGTTGGAAATCGTTGGCGGGCACGACAAGGCGAACGGCATCGAAGCGGCGGGCACGATGCAGCTCACCGTCTCAAAGGTGCTGATCCGCAAGTGCTTTCACGGCATCCATCTGACAACGCGCAACCGCAACGTCCTCGTTTCGGACTGCCACATCTACGAGAACCGCGGGGTCGGCGTTTACCTCGACAACGTGAACCTGCACCAGATCAACGTTACGGGTTCGCACATCAGCTATTGCGATCTGGGCGGCGTCGTGGCCCGGGCCGGGCAGGTGCGGAACCTCCACATCACCGGTTGCGACATCGAGAGCAACCACGGGGTGAACGGTCCGCCCACCGCGAACGTGCTCATCGACAGCACCGGCGGGTCGAACGCCGAAGTCGCGATCACCGGCTGCACCGTTCAGCACAACCACAACGCCCCGGGTTCGGCCAACATCCGTATCAAAGGTCCGAGCGCGACAAAGGCGAACGGCACCGGTGAACTCCGCGACGGACACGTCACCATCACCGGCAACGTCCTCAGCGACGTAAAGGTAAACGTTCACCTCGATCACGCCCGCGGGGTCTTAATGACCGGCAACACTTGTTGGACGGCCTACGAGCACAACGTGCTCGTCGAGAACAGCACCGCAGTAACCATCGGTCCAAACAACTTCGACCGCAACCCGCGCTACGCGAGTGAAGAGAAGCCCGAAACGGCCAACGACCTTGTGTTCCGCAACAGCACCGACTGTGTGCTGACGGGCTTCACGGTTTCGCGCGTCCGGGTGGCGCCCGCGGCCGTCACGCTCGACACCTGCGACCGGTTTAACGTTACGAATGTGACGATTTTAGATTCCGATGCCGTCGGGCTGCTCCTGAAAGATGTGTCGCGCTCGCGCGTCAGCGGGTGCCTGATCCGCGACGACCGGCCACGAACCGACTCACTCGCGGTGAAAGCGGACGGCGGGCGAGCGAACATGATCGTGGACAACTACTTCGGCCGCCCTTCCGAAATCCCCACAGGCGTCGGGCTGGTCGAACGGAACTACGACGGGAACAAGCCGTGA